In the Pseudonocardia sediminis genome, CGATGTGGATGCCGTGGTCGGAGTTGCCGGCCAAATCGTGCAGATCGACCAGGGCGGCCTCGCCCAGGTAGTTGTAGGCCAGGTCCAGGTGCCCGGTGCGGGCGGCCATCACCGACTGCGTGCACGCCGAGAGCGACGAGTCCCGGACGGTGATCGACTCGTAGTAGGCGAAGTTGCGGCGGCGCTGTTCCTCGGTGAACGCGTCCGGGCGGATCTGCATGGCCAGGACGAGGTCGGCCTGCTTGATGACCTGTTTGCGGTAGAGGTCGAAGTACGGGAAGTTCAGCAGCAGCGGGTAGTGCTCGGCCGCGGTGCCCTCGAAGTCCCAGAGCTTGTGGCTGGTGAACCCCTCGGACTGCGGGTGCACGCCCAGGCGCTCGTCGAACGGGATGTACATCGACGTCGCGGCGTCGCGCCAGCTCGCGACCTCCTCGGTGTCCACGCCCAGGCGGGAGGCGGAGCGGGGGTGCTTGGCGGCGACCTCGGCGGCGTAGCGCAGGTTCTGCTGCGCCATGAGGTTGGTGTAGACGTTGTTGTCCGCGACCGCGGAGTACTCGTCGGGCCCCGTCACGCCGTCGATCCGGAAGTTGCCCTCCGGGTCGTGGTGGCCCAGCGAGCGCCACAGACGGGCGGTGGCGACCAGCAGGTCGAGGCCGACCTCGAGCTCGAACTTCGTGTCGCCGGTGGCGTTGACGTGCCGGCGCACGGCGTCGGCGATGTCGGCGTTGATGTGGAAGGCCGCGGTGCCGGCCGGCCAGTAGCCGGAGCACTCGTGGCCGCGGATCGTCCGCCAGGGGAACGCGGCCCCCTTCAACCCCAGCTGTGCGGCGCGCTCGAAGGCCTGCGGCAGGATCGTCTTCCGCCAGCGCAGCGCGTCCGCGGCCGCGTCCGGGGCGACGAAGGAGAGCAGCTGCAGGCAGAACGTCTCGGTGTCCCAGAACGTGTGGCCGTCGTAGCCGTCGCCGGTCAGGCCCTTGGCGCCGATGCAGCGCCGCTCGGCCCGGGCACCGGCCTGAAGCACGTGGAACGTCGCCAGCCGGACCGCCTGCTGCAGCTCCGCGTCGCCGTCGATCTCCACGTCGGCGGTGGACCAGAACTCGTCGAGGTACCCGCGCTGCTCGGAGACCAGACCGTCCCACCCGGTGTAGCGGGCGGCGGCCAGGGCGGCACGGACCTGGTCGTAGACGGCGGGCAGGCTGCGCCGCGAGGACCAGCCGTAGGACAGGTACTTGGTGACGCGCAGGGTCTCCCCCGGCTTCACCCGGGCGATGATCGTGGTGCGGGCCAGGTCCTCGTTGGCGTCGGAGGTGACCTGGATGCCGTCCGGGCCCTCGACCTCGTGGTCCATCGCCGCGCCGACGCGCAGCGCGGACTTGTGGGTGCGGTGCACCAGCGTCGCGCCGGCGTCGGAGCTGCGCGACATCTCCGGCTCCAGGACGTTGTCCAGGGACTTGTCCAGGCGCGGGTCGCCCTCGTTGCGGCCGGGCAGCTGCTCGTTGGCGACCAGCTCGGACTGGATCACCAGCAGCGCCCCCGCCGGGTCGTCACCGGGGTCGAGCACCTCGACCTCGTAGCTGATCGCCGCGATCGCCCGCTGGGTCAGCGACACCAGGCGCGTGCTGCGGAGCCGGACCGTGCGGCCGGCCGGGGACTCCCACTCCACCTCGCGGTGCAGCGTGCCGGCCTGCATGTCCAGGACGCGCTCGTGCTTGCGAAGGGTGCCGTAGCGCAGGTCGAACGGCTCGTCGTCGACGAGAAGGCGGATCAGCTTCCCGTTGGTGACGTTGATGATCGTCTGGCCGGACTCGGGATAGCCGTAGCCGCCCTCGGCGTAGGGCAGCGGACGCACCTCGTAGCAGGAGTTCAGGTACGTGCCCGGCAGCTTGTGCGGCTCGCCCTCGTCGAGGTTGCCGCGCAGGCCGATGTGGCCGTTGGACAGCGCGAAGATCGACTCCGTCTGCCCCATCTTCGGCAGGTCGAGGCGGGGTTCACGGATCACCCACGGCTCGACGGTGAACGTGGGGGCGTGCTCGGGCTTCACGTGCTCTCCAGCAGGTCGGCGAGATCGTTGACGACGACGTCCGCGCCGTGTTCGCGCAGCGCGTCGGCCTGGTCGAGGCGGTTGACGCCGACGACGGCGCCGAACCCTCCGGCGTGCCCGGCCTGCACCCCGGCCAGCGCGTCCTCGAACACGACGGCCTGGGCCCGCTCGGCGTCGAGGTCGGAGGCCGCGGCCAGGAACGTGTCCGGCGCCGGCTTGCCCGGCAGGCCGCGTTCGCGGGCGCTGACCCCGTCGACCCGCACGTCGATGTACTTCGCCAGGCCGGTGACCTTCAGGATCTGCTCGGCGTTGGCCGAGGAGCTGACGACGGCGGTGGCCAGCCCCGCGGCGCGCACGGCCTCGAGGTAGCGCCGCGAGCCGGGGTAGACGTCCACCCCGTCGGTGCGGATCTTCTTCTGGACCAGGTCGTTCTTGCGGGTCGACAGTCCCCAGAGCGTCTCGGCGTCCGGGCCGTCGTCGGTGCTGCCCTCGGGCAGCTCGACGCCGCGGGAGGCCAGGAAGCTGCGGGTGCCCTCCAGGCGGGGCTTGCCGTCGACGTAGGGCCCGTAGTCGGACGAGACGTCGAACGGGGTGAACCCGTCGCCGTCGCGGCCGCGCAGGAACTCGTCGAACATCTGCTTCCACGCCGCGGCGTGCACGCTCGCGGTGTCGGTCAGAACGCCGTCGAGGTCGAACAGGCACGCGCGTGTGCCGTCGGGGAGGCCCAGCATGCGCGAACGGTATCCGGATCGGTCGAGAAGCGGCCAACCGGCTCCGGAGGTGATCAGTCCGGCGGGTCCGGCAGGTCCAGCGCGAGCACCGTCACCGGGGCCGGGGACCCGGCCGTCCACGCCGTGACCAGGCACGTCGGGGCGCCACCGGCCCGGCCGGGGCGGGTCGTGACGCGCACCGCACCGCCGTCGGGGTCGGGCTCCACCCACTGCTGCACGGCGGCGCGGACGGCGGCCAGGACGGCGAGCGGCGGCACCGGGGCGTCGGCGAGGGCGTCGTCGGTCTCGACCCCCGCGTCGAGGCGCTTGCCGAACCGGGTCCGTTCGATCATCAGGTAGGCGCGGACGGCGCCGAGCTCGTCGGCCAGGGGGATGCTCGCCTCCCCCGCCCGGTCCGCGGCGCGGCTCAGATCGGCGAAGCCCAGCAGCAGCTCGCGGGCCCGCGGCGGGTCGGTGCGCACGAGGGCGGCGATCGTGTTCAGCGTGTTGTAGACGAAGTGCTGCTCGAGACGCCGGCTCAGCGGGCCGTGCCAGGGACTGCGGTCCTCCTCCTCCCGCTCGGCCGACGCCGGGACGTGCTGCTCGGCCGGCGGTACCGGGGTGTCCGCGGCGGAGGGCGGGTCGGGGGCCGCGACCGGCGGGCCCGGCTCCCACAGCTCCGGGTCGGCGTCGCCGGAGTCGACGAGCCCGAGCCAGGTCGGCAGCGCCAGCCGTCCGGCCACGGTGCGTCCCCGGTGCTCCACGAGCGCGACGAGGTCGCCGTCGAGCCAGCGCGCGTACGCGGCGACGTCGTCGGGCACCGGCCCGGTGAACGGCGAGTCCCGCGCGACCGGCTCGTCGAGCAGCGTCTCGACGTCGTCCCCGGCGTGCGTGGTGCTGATCCCGACCCGCCCGACGTAGGCGAGCCCGCCCGGTCCGGGCAGACCGAGCAGGACCGCCGCGATCCGGTCCGAGCGGCCCGCCGGGATCCACCCGCCGACCACGACCTGACGCGTCCGGCGCAGCGGGACCCGCAACCAGTTCCGGGTGCGCCGTCCGGGCTGGTAGGGCACGTCGAGGCGTTTGAGGTGCAGGCCGTCGAGGCCGTACTGCTCGGCCGTGCGCATCACCAGGTCGGCCTCGTCGAGCCCGAACGACGGCGAGACCAGGATCGTCGGCCCGCCCAGCCCGAGGGCCTCCAGCTCGTGGCGGCGCTCGCGGTAGGGCAGGTCCAGCACCCGCTGCCCGTCGGCCCAGAGCAGGTCGGTGACGACGTAGCCGACCGGGACCTCGGACTGCAGGGCCGCGTCCGGGCGGACGGTGTTGGTGCGGCGCATCAGCGGCCGCCGCGACGGGCGTCCGGCCTCGTCCAGGGCGACGACCGTGCCGTCGAGCACCATGCCCGAGGCCGGGGCCTGCTCGCCGAGGGCGGCGAGCTCGGGGAAGGAACCGGTCACGCTGCGCGCGGTGGAGGACAGCAGCCGGACCCGTCCGGGGCGGGCGTAGGCGACGCAGCGGTGGCCCTCCCACCCGAACTCGACGGCCCAGCGGTCCGGGTCGGTCGCCTCGGCCAGCTCGCCGGGGGTGGGCAGCATCGGTGGAACCAGGTCGGGCATTCCCGACTGATCGCGCCCCGCCACAGGGGGCACGCTAGCGCCACGGCGTCGCCCGGACGTGTCCGGGCGCCCGCCCGGCGCGTGTCACCGGTGCCCCCGCCTGGGACGATGGGGTCACCATGACTTCCGCGACCTCCTCCCCCACGCTCGCCGACCGCATCCCGCCCGGCGCCGACCCCGACGCCCTGGTCGAGACGTTCGCCGAGTGGGCCTTCGAGGAGCGCGGCCTCTCGCTCTACCCGGCGCAGGAGGAGGCCGTCCTCGAGCTGGTCACCGGCGCCAACGTCATCCTCTCCACGCCGACCGGGTCCGGGAAGTCGCTGGTCGCGATCGGGGCGCACGCCGCGGCACTGGCCCGGGGCGAGCGGACGTTCTACACCGCGCCGATCAAGGCCCTGGTCAGCGAGAAGTTCTTCGCCCTGATCGACGTGTTCGGCGCGGACATGGTCGGCATGCTCACCGGCGACGCCGCGGTGAACGAGCGCGCCCCGATCATCTGCTGCACCGCGGAGATCCTGGCCAACCTGGCGCTGCGCTCCGGGCGGGACTCCGACGTCGGCTCGGTCGTGATGGACGAGTTCCACTTCTACGCCGACCCCTCGCGTGGCTGGGCCTGGCAGGTCCCGCTGATCGAGCTGCCGCAGGCGCAGTTCCTGCTGATGAGCGCCACGCTGGGCGACACGGGCTTCTTCGCCGAGGACCTCACCCGGCGCACCGGCCGCGAGACGGCGCAGATCACGTCGGTGGACCGGCCGGTGCCGCTGCACTTCCGCTACGAGCTCACCCCGCTGCACGAGACGATCACCGAGCTGCTCCAGACGCACGAGGCGCCGGTCTACGTCGTGCACTTCACGCAGCAGTCCGCCGTCGAGCGCGCGCAGTCTCTGATGAGCGTCAACGTCACGTCCAGGGAGGACAAGGCGGCGATCGCCGAGACGATCGGGTCGTTCCGGTTCACCGCCGGGTTCGGCAAGACGCTCTCGCGCCTGGTGCGGCACGGGATCGGGGTGCACCACGCCGGGATGTTGCCGCGCTACCGGCGCCTGGTGGAGACGCTGGCCCAGGCCGGGCTGCTGCGGGTGATCTGCGGGACCGACACGCTCGGCGTCGGGATCAACGTCCCGATCCGCACCGTGCTGTTCACGGCGCTGAGCAAGTACGACGGGACCCGCAGCCGCCCGTTGAAGGCCCGGGAGTTCCACCAGATCGCCGGACGCGCCGGGCGGGCCGGCTACGACACCGTCGGCACCGTCGTGGCCGAGGCGCCGGAGCACGACATCGAGAACGCGAAGGCCCTGGCCAAGGCCGGCGACGACCCGAAGAAGCGCCGCAAGGTCAACCGCAAGCAGGCCCCCGAGGGGTTCGTCGGCTGGTCGCAGACCTCGTTCGAGAAGCTGCAGACCGCCCAGCCCGAGCCGCTGACCAGCCACTTCCAGGTCACGTTCGCGATGCTGCTCAACGTGATCTCCCGCGGCGGGGACACCTTCGCCGCGATGAAGCACCTGCTCGAGGACAACCACGAGCCCCGCGCCCGGCAGCGCAAGCACATCCTGCGCGCGATCGCGATCTACCGGGCGCTGCTCACCGCCGGCATCGTCACCGAGACCGACACCCCGCAGGGGCGGCGGCCTCAGCTCGTCGGCGACCTGCAGCTCGATTTCGCCCTCAACCAGCCGTTGTCGCCGTTCGCGCTGGCCGCGGTCGAGCTGCTCGACACCGAGGCCGACGGCTACGCCCTCGACGTGCTGTCGGTGATCGAGGCGACCCTGGACGACCCGCGCCAGGTGCTGGCCGCCCAGCAGAACAAGGCCCGCGGCGAGGCGATCGCCTCGATGAAGGCCGAGGGCATCGAGTACGAGGAGCGGATGGCGCTCCTGGAGGACGTCACCTACCCCAAGCCGCTCGACGAGATGCTGCACGCCGCGTTGGAGACCTACCGCCGTGGCGCGCCGTGGGTGGAGGACGCGCGCCTGTCGCCCAAGTCGGTCGTCCGCGACATGTCCGAGAAGGCGATGACGTTCACCGAGTACGTGTCGCACTACCAGCTGGCGCGCTCCGAGGGCCTGGTGCTGCGCTACCTGGCCGACGCCTACCGGGCGCTGCGCCAGACCGTGCCCGAGCACGCCCGCACCGACGAGCTGACCGACGTCATCGAGTGGCTCGGCGAGCTCGTCCGCCAGACCGACTCCAGCCTGCTCGACGAGTGGGAGAAGCTCGCCGCCGGCGCCGACGAGGCCGGGGGCGAGGTGCTCCCGCCCACCGCCGAGGCGGTCGGGGCGGCGCCGTCCGGGGTCACCGCCAACCAGCGCGCGTTCCGGGTGCTGGTCCGCAACGCGATGTTCCGCCGGGTCGAGCTCGCCTCGTTCGGGCGCTGGGACCTGCTCGGCGAGCTCGACCGGGAGTCCGGTTTCACCGCCGAGCGCTGGCGGTCCGAGTTCGAGCCCTACTTCGCGCTGCACCCACGGATCGAGATCGGGCCGGACGCCCGCGGGCCCAAGATGATCGACATCGTCGAGGAGCGGGAGCGCTGGCTCGTCCGCCAGGTGCTCGACGACCCGGCGGGCGACCACGACTGGGTGATCACCGCCGAGGTCGACCTGGCCGCGTCCGACGACGCCGGAGAGGCCGTGGTGTGGATCACCGGCCTGACCGACCGCCCCTGACCGGTGCCCGGTCGTCCGAACGAAGGGCCGGACGTGACATTCGGCCCTATCGGAGCAACGCATTGGTTATGGTGTTCCCCGATCACGCGCAGTGAACGACAGTAGCCTGCGCGTGGGACAAGGGGGCTGGCGAATGCGGTACGGCGCGCTCGCGGGCCCGGATTCGAGAGGTGGCGCCGTCCGGTGACCGCTGCAGAGGTCGAGGGCGGTGAGCCGCTGTCCGCACACGCCGTCGTCGGGGCGGACCGGCTCCGCGACCGGTGGCTCACCGAGGTCGTCGGCGGTGCGCGCTACCTGGCGAGGCCGATGGGCGAACTGCGGGCGCTGATCGGCACCCTCGCCGACCGGCTGCTCGCCGCCGCCCTGGCCGAGCGCTTCGACCCCGAGGACGCCCGCCGGGTCGGCCGCGCGCTCGTCGACGCGCACCTCACGGAGCCGGCCGTTCTCGAGGACACCCATCTGGTGCTCGGCGAGTGCCTGGCCGACGCCGCGGACAACCCCGGACGGCTGCGGCGCCTGCTCGCCCTGCAGGGAGCGCTCGGGCGCGGGTACGCCGACGCTCTGCGCCGGCGCACGCTCACCGAGCACGAGGCGATCACCACGGCCGCGCTGGACGCACGCACCACCGCCGACGAGGCGCGCTGGGCCAGCGAGGCGCGCTTCTCCGCGGTGTTCGACGCCGCGACCGTCGGGATCATCGTGTTCGCCCTGGACGGGACGTCGATGGAGGCGAACAGCGCGGCCTGCGAGATGGTCGGGCACACCGCCGAGGAGATGCGCGCGATGACCGTCGCGGACGTCGTGCCGCCGCGGCAGGACCCCGCGTTCTGGGCCGACCTCCCCCGCCTCGCCGACGGCACGCTGGACCGGATCACCGTCGAGCGGCCCTACCAGCGCCCGGACGGGCGCCGGATCTGGGTGGACGCCGTCGTCTCCGCCGTCCGGGACACCGACGGGCACCCTCGCTACCTGCTCGCGATGGTCAACGAGATCACCGAGCGGATGGAGCTGCAACAGCGCCTGACCTACCAGGCCCAGCACGACCCGCTGACCGGTCTGCCCAACCGGTCCCTGTTCTTCGAGCGGCTGCGCGCGTCCATGCGCCGGGTCGGCGAGAACGGGTCCGGCCCCCGGCCCGGGGTCTGCTACCTGGACCTGGACGGGTTCAAGGTCGTCAACGACACGCTCGGGCACCACACCGGGGACCGGCTGTTGCAGGCCGTCGCGGACCGGCTGCGCGACGCCCTCGCGCCCTGCGGGCACCTGGTGGCGCGGATGGGCGGCGACGAGTTCGTCGTGCTCGTGGAGCGCTCGGAGGACGGCCCGGAGCTGGAGGACGTGGCCTCCGTCGCCCTGGAGACGGTGCGGCGTCCGGTCCGCATCGACTCCCACGACGTCGCGATCTCGGCGAGCATCGGGGTCGTCCGCCACGAGGGCGACGCCGGCCCCGAGGAGCTGATGAAGGCGGCCGACACGACGCTCTACTCGGCCAAGCACGCCGGCCGCGGGCGGTACGCGGTGTTCGACCAGGAGCGGCACCGCTCCGACGTGCTGCGTTTCGAGCTCTCCTCGCAGATGCCCGAGGCGTTGCGGCGCGACGACTTCCGGGTCGTCTACCAGCCGCTGGTGCGCCTGGCCGACGAGCGGACGGTCGGGGTGGAGGCGCTGGTGCGCTGGCAGCGCCCGGACGGCGAGCTGATCGGGCCGGACCGGTTCATCCCGTTGGCCGAGGAGACCGGCCTGGTCGTCCCGCTGGGCCGCCGGGTGCTCGACGAGGCCTGTCGCCAGGCCCGGGCCTGGCGCGACGCCGGGCACGAGCTGGTCGTCAGCGTGAACGTCGCGGCCCGCCAGATGAGCGAGAACGACCTGGTCGGCGACATCCGCACGGTGCTCGCCGAGTACGACATGCCGCCCGGGCTGCTGCAGCTCGAGCTCACCGAGCGGGACCTGATGGGCACCCCCGGCCGTCCGGCCGCGGCGCTCAAGGAGCTCGCCGCGATGGGCGTGCAGATCGCGATCGACGACTTCGGGACCGGCTACTCGAACCTGTCCTACCTGCGCCAGCTCCCGGTGCACAACCTCAAGCTGGCCGGCAACTTCGTCGCCGGGTCCGCCGACCGCGACGACGTCATCCTCCGAGCCCTGGTGAAGCTGGCCCGTTCGCTGCACCTCGACGTCACCGCCGAGGCGGTGGAGACCCGTGACCAGGCCGAACGCCTGCGCTCCTACGGCTGCACCAACGCCCAGGGCTGGTACTACGCCCCCGCCGTGCCGGCCGAACGGATCCCGGACCTGATCCGGGAACCGTTCGTGCGGTGACGGCTTACGCGGCGTTCTGCTCGTCGCGCCAGGCGATCCAGTCCCCGAGCTTGCCCAGGTCGTAGTCCGGCCCGTCCTGCCCGATGGTGAACAGCCGCGCGCCCGCGTCGAGCAGCGCCTGCCCGTTCTCCGACGGCGCCCCCTCGACGGCGACCGACCGTTCGATCTCGGACGGGTCCCGCCCGATGTCGCGGCAGTGCCCGTCGAGCACGCCGGTCTTGTGCGTGAACGTCTCGACGTCGCCGAAGCCGTGCCAGATGGTGGCGTGCTCGGCGGTGTAGCGCAGGGTCTTCTTCTCCCCACCCCCGCCGATCAGAACCGGGATGTCGCGGGTCGGGGCCGGGTTGAGCCTGCCCCAGCGCTCGCGGATGCGCGGCAGGGCCTTGCCCAGCTCGGTGAGCCGGCCGCCGGCGGTGCCGAACTCGTAGCCGTACTCGTCGTAGTCGCGCTGGAACCAGCCGGAGCCGATGCCCAGGATCAGGCGGCCGTCGGAGATGTGGTCCACGGTGCGGGCCATGTCGGCGAGAAGCTCGGGGTTGCGGTAGCTGTTGCAGGTCACGAGGGCGCCGATCTCGACGCGGGAGGTGGCCTCGGCCCAGGCACCGAGCATGGTCCAGCACTCGAAGTGCTTGCCGT is a window encoding:
- a CDS encoding histidine kinase codes for the protein MLPTPGELAEATDPDRWAVEFGWEGHRCVAYARPGRVRLLSSTARSVTGSFPELAALGEQAPASGMVLDGTVVALDEAGRPSRRPLMRRTNTVRPDAALQSEVPVGYVVTDLLWADGQRVLDLPYRERRHELEALGLGGPTILVSPSFGLDEADLVMRTAEQYGLDGLHLKRLDVPYQPGRRTRNWLRVPLRRTRQVVVGGWIPAGRSDRIAAVLLGLPGPGGLAYVGRVGISTTHAGDDVETLLDEPVARDSPFTGPVPDDVAAYARWLDGDLVALVEHRGRTVAGRLALPTWLGLVDSGDADPELWEPGPPVAAPDPPSAADTPVPPAEQHVPASAEREEEDRSPWHGPLSRRLEQHFVYNTLNTIAALVRTDPPRARELLLGFADLSRAADRAGEASIPLADELGAVRAYLMIERTRFGKRLDAGVETDDALADAPVPPLAVLAAVRAAVQQWVEPDPDGGAVRVTTRPGRAGGAPTCLVTAWTAGSPAPVTVLALDLPDPPD
- a CDS encoding DEAD/DEAH box helicase — protein: MTSATSSPTLADRIPPGADPDALVETFAEWAFEERGLSLYPAQEEAVLELVTGANVILSTPTGSGKSLVAIGAHAAALARGERTFYTAPIKALVSEKFFALIDVFGADMVGMLTGDAAVNERAPIICCTAEILANLALRSGRDSDVGSVVMDEFHFYADPSRGWAWQVPLIELPQAQFLLMSATLGDTGFFAEDLTRRTGRETAQITSVDRPVPLHFRYELTPLHETITELLQTHEAPVYVVHFTQQSAVERAQSLMSVNVTSREDKAAIAETIGSFRFTAGFGKTLSRLVRHGIGVHHAGMLPRYRRLVETLAQAGLLRVICGTDTLGVGINVPIRTVLFTALSKYDGTRSRPLKAREFHQIAGRAGRAGYDTVGTVVAEAPEHDIENAKALAKAGDDPKKRRKVNRKQAPEGFVGWSQTSFEKLQTAQPEPLTSHFQVTFAMLLNVISRGGDTFAAMKHLLEDNHEPRARQRKHILRAIAIYRALLTAGIVTETDTPQGRRPQLVGDLQLDFALNQPLSPFALAAVELLDTEADGYALDVLSVIEATLDDPRQVLAAQQNKARGEAIASMKAEGIEYEERMALLEDVTYPKPLDEMLHAALETYRRGAPWVEDARLSPKSVVRDMSEKAMTFTEYVSHYQLARSEGLVLRYLADAYRALRQTVPEHARTDELTDVIEWLGELVRQTDSSLLDEWEKLAAGADEAGGEVLPPTAEAVGAAPSGVTANQRAFRVLVRNAMFRRVELASFGRWDLLGELDRESGFTAERWRSEFEPYFALHPRIEIGPDARGPKMIDIVEERERWLVRQVLDDPAGDHDWVITAEVDLAASDDAGEAVVWITGLTDRP
- a CDS encoding beta-phosphoglucomutase family hydrolase: MLGLPDGTRACLFDLDGVLTDTASVHAAAWKQMFDEFLRGRDGDGFTPFDVSSDYGPYVDGKPRLEGTRSFLASRGVELPEGSTDDGPDAETLWGLSTRKNDLVQKKIRTDGVDVYPGSRRYLEAVRAAGLATAVVSSSANAEQILKVTGLAKYIDVRVDGVSARERGLPGKPAPDTFLAAASDLDAERAQAVVFEDALAGVQAGHAGGFGAVVGVNRLDQADALREHGADVVVNDLADLLEST
- a CDS encoding glycoside hydrolase family 65 protein gives rise to the protein MKPEHAPTFTVEPWVIREPRLDLPKMGQTESIFALSNGHIGLRGNLDEGEPHKLPGTYLNSCYEVRPLPYAEGGYGYPESGQTIINVTNGKLIRLLVDDEPFDLRYGTLRKHERVLDMQAGTLHREVEWESPAGRTVRLRSTRLVSLTQRAIAAISYEVEVLDPGDDPAGALLVIQSELVANEQLPGRNEGDPRLDKSLDNVLEPEMSRSSDAGATLVHRTHKSALRVGAAMDHEVEGPDGIQVTSDANEDLARTTIIARVKPGETLRVTKYLSYGWSSRRSLPAVYDQVRAALAAARYTGWDGLVSEQRGYLDEFWSTADVEIDGDAELQQAVRLATFHVLQAGARAERRCIGAKGLTGDGYDGHTFWDTETFCLQLLSFVAPDAAADALRWRKTILPQAFERAAQLGLKGAAFPWRTIRGHECSGYWPAGTAAFHINADIADAVRRHVNATGDTKFELEVGLDLLVATARLWRSLGHHDPEGNFRIDGVTGPDEYSAVADNNVYTNLMAQQNLRYAAEVAAKHPRSASRLGVDTEEVASWRDAATSMYIPFDERLGVHPQSEGFTSHKLWDFEGTAAEHYPLLLNFPYFDLYRKQVIKQADLVLAMQIRPDAFTEEQRRRNFAYYESITVRDSSLSACTQSVMAARTGHLDLAYNYLGEAALVDLHDLAGNSDHGIHIASMAGTWTAITLGFGGMRCEADGLSFAPALPSSLSRISFGLHWQGRRIRVTITPGETEYRLVSGSPMRLRHHDEPVALAEDPVSLPIPVHDYVEPVEQPYGRAPRQRG
- a CDS encoding LLM class F420-dependent oxidoreductase, whose protein sequence is MTTDRPVRIGLQLQPQHADYSEIRRTVAAAEEAGVDIVFNWDHFFPLYGEPDGKHFECWTMLGAWAEATSRVEIGALVTCNSYRNPELLADMARTVDHISDGRLILGIGSGWFQRDYDEYGYEFGTAGGRLTELGKALPRIRERWGRLNPAPTRDIPVLIGGGGEKKTLRYTAEHATIWHGFGDVETFTHKTGVLDGHCRDIGRDPSEIERSVAVEGAPSENGQALLDAGARLFTIGQDGPDYDLGKLGDWIAWRDEQNAA
- a CDS encoding putative bifunctional diguanylate cyclase/phosphodiesterase; this translates as MTAAEVEGGEPLSAHAVVGADRLRDRWLTEVVGGARYLARPMGELRALIGTLADRLLAAALAERFDPEDARRVGRALVDAHLTEPAVLEDTHLVLGECLADAADNPGRLRRLLALQGALGRGYADALRRRTLTEHEAITTAALDARTTADEARWASEARFSAVFDAATVGIIVFALDGTSMEANSAACEMVGHTAEEMRAMTVADVVPPRQDPAFWADLPRLADGTLDRITVERPYQRPDGRRIWVDAVVSAVRDTDGHPRYLLAMVNEITERMELQQRLTYQAQHDPLTGLPNRSLFFERLRASMRRVGENGSGPRPGVCYLDLDGFKVVNDTLGHHTGDRLLQAVADRLRDALAPCGHLVARMGGDEFVVLVERSEDGPELEDVASVALETVRRPVRIDSHDVAISASIGVVRHEGDAGPEELMKAADTTLYSAKHAGRGRYAVFDQERHRSDVLRFELSSQMPEALRRDDFRVVYQPLVRLADERTVGVEALVRWQRPDGELIGPDRFIPLAEETGLVVPLGRRVLDEACRQARAWRDAGHELVVSVNVAARQMSENDLVGDIRTVLAEYDMPPGLLQLELTERDLMGTPGRPAAALKELAAMGVQIAIDDFGTGYSNLSYLRQLPVHNLKLAGNFVAGSADRDDVILRALVKLARSLHLDVTAEAVETRDQAERLRSYGCTNAQGWYYAPAVPAERIPDLIREPFVR